The following are from one region of the Pseudazoarcus pumilus genome:
- a CDS encoding flagellar basal body P-ring protein FlgI, with protein MKRIWIITVVIAALLAPLATAAAERIKDLTSIAGVRSNQLVGYGLVVGLDGSGDQTTQTPFTVQSIINMLGNMGVTLPPGTNLQLKNVAAVMVTASLPAFARPGQNIDVTVSSMGNAKSLRGGTLVMTPLKGVDGQVYAIAQGNVVVGGAGASAPGASQVINHLSAGRVPAGATVERAVASSLGQGEFVTFELKDTDFGTARRVVDAINLAAGDGAATALDGRTIRVRAPLDSTERVAFIGRLESLQVTPEQQVAKVIVNSRTGSVVMNQRVTLQNVAVAHGNLTVTIGTDVGVIQPPPFTDADTVIVEQGNVDIEQAPSTIFNVAESASLSEVVNALNAIGATPMDLVSILQAMKAAGALRAELEVI; from the coding sequence ATGAAACGCATCTGGATCATTACGGTCGTGATCGCCGCGCTGCTCGCGCCGCTGGCGACGGCTGCGGCCGAACGCATCAAGGATCTGACCTCGATTGCCGGCGTACGCAGCAACCAGCTCGTCGGCTACGGTCTGGTGGTGGGTCTGGACGGCAGCGGCGACCAGACCACGCAGACGCCGTTTACCGTGCAGAGCATCATCAACATGCTCGGCAACATGGGCGTGACGCTGCCGCCGGGGACCAATCTGCAGCTCAAGAACGTGGCGGCGGTGATGGTCACCGCCAGCCTTCCCGCATTCGCGCGCCCAGGGCAGAACATCGACGTGACGGTCTCGTCGATGGGCAACGCCAAGAGTCTGCGCGGCGGCACCCTGGTGATGACGCCGCTCAAGGGCGTGGACGGGCAGGTGTATGCGATTGCCCAGGGCAACGTCGTGGTCGGTGGCGCGGGTGCCTCGGCGCCGGGCGCGTCGCAGGTGATCAACCATCTGTCCGCCGGTCGGGTGCCCGCAGGCGCGACGGTGGAGCGCGCGGTGGCGAGCAGTCTCGGACAGGGCGAGTTCGTCACCTTCGAACTCAAGGACACCGACTTCGGTACGGCCCGGCGCGTGGTCGACGCGATCAATCTCGCCGCCGGCGATGGCGCGGCCACGGCGCTCGACGGGCGCACGATCCGCGTGCGTGCGCCGCTCGATTCGACCGAGCGCGTGGCCTTCATCGGGCGACTCGAGAGCCTGCAGGTCACCCCCGAACAGCAGGTGGCCAAGGTCATCGTCAATTCGCGCACCGGCTCGGTGGTGATGAACCAGCGCGTGACGCTGCAGAACGTGGCCGTTGCGCATGGCAACCTGACGGTGACGATTGGCACGGACGTCGGCGTGATTCAGCCTCCGCCCTTCACCGACGCCGACACCGTCATCGTCGAGCAGGGCAACGTCGACATCGAGCAGGCGCCGTCGACGATCTTCAACGTGGCCGAATCGGCGAGTCTGTCTGAGGTCGTCAACGCCCTCAACGCGATCGGCGCCACGCCCATGGATCTGGTCAGCATCCTGCAGGCCATGAAGGCGGCCGGGGCGCTACGGGCCGAGCTCGAGGTCATTTGA
- a CDS encoding flagellar basal body L-ring protein FlgH, translating to MAFLRFLPALAALWLAACAQPYTVPPTAVHQPMSVRPDLRGEATMATGAIYRAAHTRPLFEDRRARHPGDTLTINLVERTTAQKSSNATADRSSSLTAGIAALGNASASSLGRFSVEAGAESGFAGQGGAAANNAFNGTITVTVIDVFPNGNLLVSGEKQVAINQGDEFIRFSGVVNPNTVTTSNTVQSTQVADARIEYKGSGFIDESQRMGWLQRFLLAFFPF from the coding sequence ATGGCCTTCTTGCGTTTCCTCCCCGCTCTGGCTGCACTGTGGCTCGCCGCCTGTGCCCAGCCCTACACGGTGCCGCCAACGGCGGTGCACCAGCCGATGAGCGTGCGCCCGGATTTGCGCGGAGAGGCGACGATGGCGACCGGTGCGATCTATCGCGCGGCGCATACCCGGCCGCTGTTCGAAGACCGGCGCGCGCGCCATCCCGGCGACACGCTGACGATCAATCTGGTCGAACGCACCACGGCGCAGAAGAGTTCCAACGCCACCGCCGACCGGTCGTCCTCGCTGACCGCCGGCATCGCCGCACTGGGCAATGCTTCCGCCTCGTCGCTTGGGCGTTTCAGCGTCGAGGCCGGCGCCGAGTCCGGCTTCGCCGGGCAGGGCGGTGCGGCCGCCAACAACGCCTTCAACGGCACCATTACCGTGACCGTCATCGACGTCTTCCCCAACGGAAACCTGCTGGTCTCGGGCGAGAAGCAGGTGGCGATCAATCAGGGAGACGAGTTCATCCGCTTCTCCGGGGTGGTCAACCCCAATACCGTGACCACCTCCAACACCGTGCAGTCGACGCAGGTGGCCGACGCGCGCATCGAATACAAGGGCAGCGGCTTCATCGACGAGTCGCAGCGCATGGGCTGGCTGCAGCGGTTCCTGCTGGCCTTCTTCCCGTTCTGA
- the flgG gene encoding flagellar basal-body rod protein FlgG: MIRSLWTARTGLDAQQTQLDVISNNLANVATNGYKRSRAVFEDLLYQTMRQPGGQQTQINQISSGLQVGTGVRAVATEKIFTQGSLQQTGNSLDVAIQGNGFFQIEQPDGTLAYTRDGAFQLDNQGNMVTASGYLLADNINIPQDALSITIGKDGTVSVLQAGAVQPVEVGAIQVATFVNTGGLQNIGENLFIETASSGIATPNQPGTNGAGVLNQGYVEASNVNVAEELVSMIVTQRAYELNSRAIQTSDQMLGRLTQL; this comes from the coding sequence ATGATCCGCTCGCTCTGGACCGCCCGCACCGGGCTCGACGCCCAGCAGACCCAGCTCGACGTCATCTCCAACAACCTCGCCAACGTCGCGACCAACGGCTACAAGCGCTCGCGCGCGGTGTTCGAGGATCTGCTCTACCAGACCATGCGTCAGCCCGGCGGACAGCAGACGCAGATCAATCAGATCTCCAGCGGACTGCAGGTGGGCACGGGCGTACGCGCCGTGGCCACCGAGAAGATCTTTACCCAGGGCAGTCTGCAACAGACCGGAAACTCACTGGATGTCGCCATCCAGGGCAACGGCTTCTTCCAGATCGAACAGCCCGACGGCACGCTGGCCTACACGCGCGACGGGGCCTTCCAGCTCGATAACCAGGGCAACATGGTTACGGCCAGTGGCTACCTGCTCGCCGACAACATCAATATTCCGCAGGATGCGCTGTCGATCACCATCGGCAAGGACGGCACGGTCAGCGTGTTGCAGGCTGGCGCGGTGCAGCCGGTCGAGGTCGGCGCGATCCAGGTTGCGACCTTCGTCAATACCGGCGGCCTGCAGAACATCGGCGAGAACCTGTTCATCGAAACCGCATCGAGCGGTATCGCCACGCCGAATCAGCCGGGCACCAACGGTGCGGGTGTACTCAACCAGGGCTATGTCGAGGCCTCCAACGTCAACGTCGCCGAAGAGCTGGTGAGCATGATCGTCACCCAGCGCGCCTACGAACTCAATTCCCGTGCGATCCAGACCTCGGATCAGATGCTGGGCCGGCTGACCCAGTTGTGA
- the flgF gene encoding flagellar basal-body rod protein FlgF: MDRLIYTAMTGAKGTLDQQSAVANNLANANSTGFRSEMHRLRAVELQSEALRTRAFAVDASVASNFTPGPLQHTGRSFDAAIEGKGWFAVQAPNGGEAYTRDGSFETSANGTLQTRNGLPLIGEAGPIAIPPDSEVTIGRDGTVSVIEPGANGVVNIVDRLKLVNPPEQDLRRGDDGLFRTANGEPAPLDENVQVAGGYVEGSNVNVVDQLVTMISLARQFEMQTRMLQTAQTNDEAATRVLSR, translated from the coding sequence ATGGATCGCCTGATCTACACCGCGATGACCGGGGCCAAGGGCACGCTGGACCAGCAGTCCGCCGTGGCCAACAACCTCGCCAATGCCAACTCCACCGGTTTTCGCTCCGAGATGCATCGCTTGCGCGCGGTCGAACTGCAAAGCGAGGCGCTGCGCACCCGCGCCTTCGCGGTGGATGCCAGCGTGGCCAGCAATTTCACGCCGGGGCCTTTGCAGCATACGGGACGCAGTTTCGATGCCGCGATCGAGGGCAAGGGCTGGTTCGCCGTGCAGGCCCCGAACGGTGGCGAGGCGTACACGCGAGACGGCAGCTTCGAGACCAGCGCCAACGGCACCCTGCAGACGCGCAATGGCCTGCCGCTGATCGGCGAGGCAGGGCCGATCGCGATTCCGCCGGACAGCGAGGTCACGATTGGACGCGACGGTACGGTCTCGGTGATCGAGCCCGGCGCGAACGGCGTCGTCAACATCGTCGACCGGCTCAAGCTGGTCAACCCGCCCGAGCAGGATCTCAGACGCGGCGACGACGGTCTGTTTCGCACCGCGAATGGCGAGCCGGCGCCACTCGACGAGAACGTGCAGGTCGCAGGTGGCTATGTCGAAGGCAGCAACGTCAACGTCGTCGACCAGCTCGTGACGATGATCTCGCTGGCACGACAGTTCGAGATGCAGACACGCATGCTGCAGACCGCACAGACCAACGACGAGGCCGCCACGCGGGTTCTGTCGCGCTGA